The following are from one region of the Coffea eugenioides isolate CCC68of chromosome 2, Ceug_1.0, whole genome shotgun sequence genome:
- the LOC113761986 gene encoding uncharacterized protein LOC113761986 → MGKTLKKNPINPFRLLKIIMTSITSACLSWIPALWNKLAVLGLGEILGRPYRHIPDEVLLQILSKLPAKSVLRCRCVCRRWKALTSTQEFAQLHFPHSVPMVIVVRQREADEERKKIYLVDTCESTEETATPQSNRCRISVNSVRPVSKSDRQEFSYSSNGLVIFREEFRRSTAGLEHYVLLNPLTRQKVRLITPKGLIYGIFSNPFAKDQHCLLWGGRFQRENGSMPFRIVVLGGGSNSESEQSDESQTSCCWRELYEDDDAPFSYQPRAQTPPVIVDNVLYWMVGNRYAIARQSSPSPLPRTRLAPRCAESIMKLDTKTEKFSVMPHPGPQNQYCKDDPEHSRMHLVEMDDRGFLCLCESSLFEESINIWILRHQDCGNSIRPSWIRWHRVGIDLDVDRFPFSTSRSNHNVQPVVIVGKELLLEWQNRGLFGLNLENGSVRIFDRKLEHRTNASMYAYTPSFVPLSNCEPEILMST, encoded by the coding sequence ATGGGCAAAACTCTCAAGAAAAACCCTATAAATCCCTTTCGTCTTCTGAAAATAATCATGACATCCATAACCTCAGCCTGCTTGTCCTGGATTCCAGCCTTGTGGAACAAATTAGCAGTACTAGGACTAGGAGAGATCCTAGGAAGGCCGTACAGACATATTCCCGACGAAGTCCTCCTGCAAATTCTCAGCAAACTCCCGGCTAAATCTGTCCTAAGATGTCGATGCGTCTGTCGGAGATGGAAGGCCTTGACCTCCACTCAGGAATTTGCGCAGTTGCATTTCCCCCACAGCGTTCCAATGGTTATTGTTGTCCGGCAGAGGGAAGCTGATGAGGAGCGGAAGAAAATATATTTGGTCGACACATGTGAATCCACAGAAGAAACAGCAACCCCGCAGAGCAATCGTTGTAGAATCAGCGTTAACTCTGTCAGGCCGGTTTCCAAATCCGATCGCCAAGAATTCTCGTATTCTTCCAATGGCTTGGTCATTTTCCGGGAGGAGTTCCGGAGATCAACCGCCGGGTTGGAGCACTACGTCCTCCTGAATCCCCTTACGCGGCAGAAGGTGAGATTAATCACCCCTAAAGGTCTGATTTACGGAATCTTTTCCAACCCTTTTGCCAAAGATCAGCACTGTTTGCTCTGGGGAGGAAGATTCCAACGTGAAAACGGGAGCATGCCGTTCAGAATAGTTGTTTTGGGTGGCGGGTCGAACTCGGAATCAGAACAATCTGACGAATCACAAACATCTTGCTGCTGGAGAGAGCTGTACGAGGATGATGATGCTCCGTTTTCATACCAACCCAGGGCTCAAACTCCTCCGGTAATCGTTGACAACGTTCTTTACTGGATGGTTGGAAATCGATATGCAATTGCAAGGCAGAGTTCGCCCTCGCCTCTTCCGAGGACTAGGTTGGCTCCTCGTTGTGCAGAATCAATCATGAAATTGGACACGAAAACAGAGAAATTCTCCGTGATGCCTCATCCAGGTCCGCAAAATCAATACTGCAAGGACGATCCTGAGCACAGCAGGATGCATTTGGTAGAAATGGATGATCGCGGTTTCCTCTGCTTGTGTGAATCCTCCTTGTTCGAAGAGTCGATCAACATCTGGATCTTGAGGCACCAAGATTGCGGAAATAGCATTAGACCATCTTGGATCAGATGGCACAGGGTTGGCATTGACTTGGATGTAGACCGCTTTCCATTTAGCACCTCGAGATCGAATCATAACGTCCAACCTGTTGTGATCGTAGGCAAAGAATTACTACTGGAATGGCAAAACAGGGGGCTATTTGGCCTGAATTTGGAGAATGGTTCAGTGAGGATATTTGACAGAAAACTTGAGCATAGAACCAATGCTTCCATGTACGCTTATACTCCTAGCTTTGTCCCTCTAAGCAACTGCGAGCCCGAAATCTTGATGTCCACATAG
- the LOC113760700 gene encoding uncharacterized protein LOC113760700, translating to MKDKFGVTCSVDHVENHLRTVRSSWSTIVKIREKSGFGWDDTLKMITASPSVYHAYIQKNPGHDKYIQNKIELYDEMAVVVGKDLATGSFAKSFVDVNLETPFVPKTSVETSEETSVEQKDVTSARSSEVRATSSGTKQHRKRNRSNEDIEKMSQQLGEVAAALNKISANKLDVNQLHEEIMNIEGYSEEFLDLVFEHLVQNEKLGKAFMAKSQRLRLISLERFKKDWGVE from the exons ATGAAAGATAAGTTTGGGGTTACGTGCTCGGTAGACCATGTGGAAAATCATCTAAGAACAGTGCGATCATCTTGGTCCACCATAGTAAAAATTCGTGAAAAAAGTGGATTTGGCTGGGATGATACTTTGAAGATGATAACGGCCAGTCCTAGTGTGTATCATGCCTATATCCAG AAAAATCCAGGTCATGACAAGTATATCCAGAATAAAATCGAGTTGTATGATGAAATGGCTGTTGTGGTTGGGAAAGATCTGGCCACCGGGTCTTTTGCAAAATCATTTGTCGATGTGAATTTGGAAACTCCATTTGTTCCTAAGACAAGTGTGGAGACAAGTGAAGAGACAAGTGTAGAACAAAAGGATGTGACTAGTGCAAGATCCTCAGAAGTGAGAGCAACATCATCGGGAACCAAACAACATCGTAAAAGAAATCGCAGCAATGAAGACATTGAAAAGATGTCTCAACAACTTGGAGAAGTGGCAGCTGCTTTGAACAAAATTAGTGCAAACAAGcttgatgtcaaccaactacaTGAAGAGATTATGAATATAGAAGGGTATAGCGAAGAATTTCTGGACTTGGTATTCGAGCATTTGGTGCAAAATGAGAAGCTAGGAAAAGCATTTATGGCGAAGAGTCAAAGACTTCGTTTGATTTCTCTCGAGAGGTTCAAGAAAGATTGGGGCGTTGAATAA
- the LOC113760299 gene encoding putative nuclease HARBI1: MFLQIVGYNLRFRVVGGYLYRSTETIHRYFSIVLDAILKLYPDLIQLPNGVTPREIRNSRRYYPWFADCVGAIDGTHVVASVPLEIQGKFRGRKGYPTQNVLAAISFDLKFSYVLAGWEGSAHDSRVLEDALTRPRGLQVLQDKYYLVDAGYGIRNGFIPPYSGVRYHLKEYDDNPPQNEKELFNLRHSSLRTTIERGFGVLKKRFKVVDNDPFWDFKTQVDVILACCIIHNHIMGIAPNDMFMEEVIQEEQSETPNVLTEQASYTQPYQTQSERRAENREWARKRDAIAHAMSVDYMQRRQSR; the protein is encoded by the exons ATGTTTCTGCAAATAGTTGGCTATAATTTGAGGTTTCGAGTGGTTGGGGGGTACTTGTATAGGTCAACTGAAACCATACACCGCTATTTTTCCATTGTACTTGATGCCATATTGAAACTATATCCAGATTTAATACAATTGCCAAATGGTGTGACTCCACGAGAGATCCGTAATAGTCGAAGATACTACCCCTGGTTTGCT GATTGTGTAGGGGCTATAGATGGGACACATGTTGTTGCAAGTGTACCCCTTGAAATTCAAGGaaaatttcgaggtcgaaaggGTTACCCAACTCAAAATGTGTTAGCTGCTATTTCTTTCGACCTCAAGTTTTCATACGTGCTTGCTGGTTGGGAAGGATCGGCACACGATTCTCGTGTTCTTGAAGATGCTCTTACAAGACCAAGGGGTCTACAAGTACTGCAAG acaAGTACTATCTTGTAGATGCTGGATATGGCATTCGCAACGGTTTCATTCCTCCTTATTCTGGAGTTCGATATCACCTAAAGGAGTATGATGACAATCCCCCTCAAAATGAAAAAGAGCTTTTCAATCTTCGTCACTCCTCATTGCGAACAACCATCGAACGAGGCTTTGGTGTTTTAAAGAAACGATTTAAGGTGGTGGATAATGATCCTTTTTGGGATTTTAAAACCCAAGTAGATGTGATTCTGGCATGTTGTATCATACATAATCACATTATGGGTATAGCTCCAAATGACATGTTCATGGAAGAGGTCATTCAAGAGGAACAATCTGAAACTCCAAATGTTCTGACTGAACAAGCATCTTACACACAGCCTTATCAAACACAAAGTGAGAGACGAGCAGAAAATAGAGAATGGGCAAGGAAAAGAGACGCAATTGCACATGCTATGTCTGTAGATTACATGCAAAGAAGACAAAGTAGATAA
- the LOC113760509 gene encoding disease resistance response protein 206-like, producing the protein MAVRPLILALFLCLLLSIFTTSHGYKTHRRGRPCKELSFYFHDILYKGHNKDNATSAIVGAPDWGNRTEFARPFDFGDLVVFDDPITLDNNLHSTPVGRAQGMYVYDQLNAFSAWLSFSFVFNSTQHKGSLNFAGPDPILNQTRIVSITSGTGDFFMARGIAILTTDAYEGNYYFRLRVDIKLHECWE; encoded by the coding sequence ATGGCGGTAAGACCCCTCATCCTGGCTCTCTTTCTTTGCCTCCTTTTATCTATTTTCACCACCAGTCACGGCTACAAAACTCATCGTCGTGGACGGCCCTGCAAAGAGCTCTCATTTTACTTCCACGATATCCTATACAAGGGCCATAATAAGGACAATGCAACTTCAGCCATAGTAGGGGCGCCCGACTGGGGTAACAGAACAGAATTTGCAAGACCTTTCGACTTTGGAGACCTGGTGGTTTTCGACGACCCCATCACTTTAGACAACAATCTGCATTCGACTCCAGTGGGAAGAGCACAGGGCATGTACGTATACGATCAGCTAAATGCATTTTCTGCTTGGCTTTCCTTCTCCTTCGTCTTCAATTCCACACAACACAAGGGTTCGCTTAACTTTGCTGGTCCTGATCCTATTCTAAACCAGACTAGGATTGTTTCGATAACAAGCGGAACTGGTGACTTCTTCATGGCTAGAGGCATTGCCATTTTGACGACTGATGCATACGAGGGAAATTATTACTTCCGGCTACGAGTGGATATTAAGTTGCATGAATGCTGGGAGTGA
- the LOC113760300 gene encoding dirigent protein 22-like has translation MAKPIAHAVMHCFLLLLLTGVAVATTHGIAEGPEAVDEWFSKLGQAKEKVTKLHFYIHDSVSGKNPTAVTVARANTTSTSPTLFGLVNVADDPLTVGPEPNSTIVGRAQGIYACADLSEIGLILYMNFCFTAGEYKGSTLNMLGRDVELYNVDEFSIVGGTGVFRLARGLVTTKTYFYNETTMDIITEYNVVVLHY, from the coding sequence ATGGCAAAGCCAATTGCTCATGCTGTCATGCATtgcttcctcctcctcctcctgacAGGCGTAGCCGTGGCAACGACTCATGGCATTGCAGAAGGCCCTGAAGCAGTTGATGAGTGGTTCAGTAAGCTGGGCCAGGCAAAAGAGAAGGTGACAAAGCTCCATTTCTATATCCATGACTCGGTTAGTGGGAAAAACCCAACGGCGGTCACCGTGGCCCGCGCCAACACGACTTCGACATCCCCCACACTGTTCGGACTAGTTAACGTAGCTGATGATCCCCTGACAGTTGGTCCTGAGCCGAATTCGACGATAGTTGGTCGAGCCCAAGGCATTTATGCCTGCGCTGACCTGAGTGAAATAGGACTAATCCTGTACATGAATTTCTGCTTCACAGCGGGAGAGTACAAAGGAAGCACTCTGAACATGCTCGGAAGAGATGTTGAATTGTATAACGTCGACGAATTCTCCATCGTTGGCGGCACCGGGGTTTTCCGATTGGCGCGCGGACTTGTTACCACCAAGACTTATTTTTATAATGAGACCACCATGGATATCATTACAGAGTACAACGTTGTAGTTCTTCACTATTGA
- the LOC113760301 gene encoding uncharacterized protein LOC113760301 has translation MEHHYRIDVFLATVDSQILEMKNRFKEDVIELLILSSALQPKDNFQAFNIEQICQLASKFYLADFTYQEKLHLRTQLELFQIEFSCNSRLQNLSSLQKLCQVLAKTRKSMWYTLIDRLIRLILTLPVSTATTVRAFSAMKIIKTCLRSRMEEDFLANSMIMYIEKEIARTFDINSIIDDFDKIKSRCAQFHISHTIK, from the coding sequence ATGGAGCATCACTACAGGATTGATGTGTTTTTGGCAACGGTTGATTCTCAAATACTTGAAATGAAGAATAGGTTTAAGGAAGATGTAATAGAATTGCTTATTCTTAGTTCAGCATTGCAACCCAAAGATAATTTTCAGGCTTTCAATATTGAACAAATTTGTCAACTTGCAAGCAAGTTTTATTTAGCTGACTTCACATATCAAGAGAAGTTACACTTAAGAACTCAATTAGAGCTTTTCCAGATTGAGTTTTCCTGTAATTCTCGGCTTCAAAATTTGTCATCACTTCAGAAGTTGTGCCAAGTGTTAGCAAAGACAAGAAAGTCAATGTGGTATACTCTTATTGATAGATTGATTCGTCTTATTTTGACTCTCCCTGTTTCAACAGCTACAACAGTGCGTGCATTTTCTGCTATGAAAATCATCAAGACTTGTTTACGTTCTAGGATGGAGGAAGACTTTCTTGCTAACTCTATGATAATGTATATTGAGAAAGAAATTGCTAGAACTTTTGATATAAATTCAATCATTGATGactttgataaaattaaaagtcGTTGTGCACAATTTCATATATCCCACACAATCAAATAG
- the LOC113760302 gene encoding secoisolariciresinol dehydrogenase-like: MSSGSSFASPIMKRLEGKVAVITGGASGIGECTARLFAEHGAKVIIADVQDDLGHSICKEIDSIESFSYLHCDVTNESDVKNVVDTAISKHGKLDIMFGNAGIAGNADPSIMGGADYDNFRKVIDVNVFGAFLCAKHASRVMVPAKRGSILFTSSICSVTSGDASHAYTASKHAVIGLTKNLCVELGQYGIRVNCISPFMVATPALLNTMGMKEKKEAEEFMCGIANLKETTLEADDIAEAALYLACDESKYVSGLNLVVDGGYSTTNTAMKEGIKKLIVS; encoded by the exons ATGTCTAGTGGCAGTTCTTTCGCTTCTCCAATTATGAAGAG GTTAGAAGGCAAAGTTGCTGTGATTACGGGCGGTGCAAGTGGCATTGGCGAATGCACTGCGAGGCTGTTTGCCGAGCATGGTGCTAAGGTCATCATTGCTGATGTCCAAGATGATCTTGGCCACTCCATATGCAAAGAAATCGATTCCATAGAATCCTTTTCTTATCTCCACTGCGATGTAACAAATGAATCTGATGTCAAAAACGTGGTGGACACCGCGATTTCCAAACATGGAAAGCTTGATATAATGTTCGGTAATGCGGGGATTGCAGGAAATGCTGATCCATCAATCATGGGAGGAGCTGATTATGACAACTTTAGAAAAGTCATTGACGTTAATGTGTTTGGCGCATTTCTATGTGCCAAACATGCTTCTAGGGTAATGGTCCCTGCCAAGAGAGGAAGCATTCTTTTTACTTCTAGTATTTGTTCGGTCACATCTGGCGATGCCTCTCATGCTTATACTGCGTCTAAGCATGCGGTGATAGGGCTGACCAAGAACTTGTGCGTCGAGTTGGGGCAGTATGGGATCAGAGTGAACTGTATTTCTCCATTTATGGTCGCCACTCCGGCGCTGCTGAATACTATGGGAATGAAGGAGAAGAAGGAAGCAGAGGAATTCATGTGTGGTATTGCCAACTTGAAAGAGACCACCTTGGAGGCGGATGATATTGCAGAAGCTGCATTGTACCTTGCCTGTGATGAATCCAAGTATGTTAGTGGGCTAAACCTTGTAGTTGATGGTGGATACAGCACAACCAACACTGCTATGAAGGAAGGCATCAAGAAACTCATTGTTTCTTGA
- the LOC113760304 gene encoding caffeic acid 3-O-methyltransferase-like, whose protein sequence is MENSEKTQLKSSLSPLAYGNVKEGKQPDHFSYAMHLITSASLSMVLYTAVKLKLFEILAKAGPGAKLSPSKIASVLLKTKNPDASSMLDRMLRLLSSHSLLSCDVVEVADGGAGGKNDVGYERVYGLSPVGEYFVPDEEGNSLAPTLELVQDKVLMDCWYELGNAVLEGGIPFSRVHGTHVFDYCSRDPRFTDLFNKGMVGPTVITMKELLHQYKGFENLQTLVDVGGGLGMSLHKIVSKYPSIRGINFDLPNVIENAPSYPGVEHIGGDMFESVPKGDAIFLKMILHNWSDDLCIQLLKNCFKALPDHGKVIVVDLILPVKPDNSALVKDIFQTDLFMMIQTPRGKERSEIDVRALAIAAGFEGIKFQCSVGAVWVLELYK, encoded by the exons ATGGAGAATTCAGAAAAAACCCAACTGAAATCATCATTGTCACCATTAGCCTATGGAAATGTGAAAGAAGGAAAGCAGCCGGACCATTTCTCCTATGCCATGCACCTGATCACCTCAGCATCACTCAGCATGGTTTTATACACCGCAGTCAAGctaaagttgtttgaaatattagcCAAAGCCGGCCCAGGAGCAAAACTGTCACCTTCAAAAATCGCATCCGTGTTGCTCAAGACCAAAAATCCTGATGCATCTTCCATGCTTGACAGGATGCTTCGGTTGTTGAGTAGCCACTCGCTGCTCAGTTGCGACGTTGTCGAGGTTGCAGACGGCGGTGCTGGTGGCAAAAATGATGTTGGATATGAAAGAGTTTACGGGTTGTCTCCAGTCGGCGAATATTTTGTACCCGATGAGGAGGGAAACTCACTTGCGCCGACCCTGGAGCTTGTTCAAGATAAAGTCCTGATGGACTGCTG GTATGAACTGGGGAATGCTGTGCTTGAAGGAGGAATTCCATTCAGTAGAGTCCATGGTACACATGTATTTGACTATTGTAGCAGGGATCCCAGGTTTACTGATCTATTCAATAAGGGCATGGTTGGTCCTACAGTCATAACAATGAAAGAACTGCTTCATCAATATAAAGGTTTTGAGAACCTTCAGACATTAGTTGATGTTGGTGGTGGGCTTGGAATGTCCCTCCACAAGATTGTGTCAAAGTACCCTTCTATAAGGGGGATCAATTTTGACCTGCCAAATGTCATTGAAAATGCGCCATCCTATCCAG GAGTGGAACACATTGGTGGAGATATGTTTGAAAGTGTTCCAAAAGGAGATGCCATTTTTCTGAAG ATGATACTCCATAATTGGAGCGATGATCTCTGCATACAACTACTGAAGAACTGCTTCAAAGCTCTACCAGATCATGGAAAAGTAATTGTTGTTGATCTGATCCTGCCTGTGAAACCTGATAATAGTGCCTTGGTAAAAGACATTTTTCAGACTGATTTGTTCATGATGATTCAAACCCCTAGAGGAAAAGAGCGATCAGAAATTGATGTTCGGGCCTTGGCTATCGCAGCTGGATTTGAAGGCATTAAATTTCAATGTAGTGTGGGTGCTGTTTGGGTCCTCGAGCTGTACAAATAG